In the genome of Terriglobia bacterium, the window TTACTGATCAACGATACCAGAAGTCGTCCCCCGCAGTGGTAGTTACTCAGGTACCACGACCGCAGGAGATAAGAAGGGGAAGCGGAACTCGCGTTCCGCATTCCCCCTGGCCTGTACCCTCCCCCAGGTACTTGCCACAATGTGGGGTAGAACCGATCCGGGCCCACCCCCCAAGTATTGTTACTGCAGAGCCGCGAAGCCGGTCTGGCACTGCACGTCGGTGGTTGCCGCCGTGATTCCACCGGCCGGATCGAAGTGGATCACGCCATCCGCCGAGGAGCAGAAAGTGCGTTGTCCGCTCTGGCCCGCGGTGATTGGAACGGCGTGGGACACATAGGTGGTGCGCGGAGTCGCAGCAGCACCGGACGCCACGTCGAGGTTGTAGCCGCTCTTCGCGCAAGGGGGCGCAGCGCAGCCCACCACTATATCCACCAGGGAAGCTTGGAAGGAAGTGGGGGCGCCGCCAGCACCCGGGCCCAGCTTGGTCAGGTTGTCGGAGAAGCCCTGCGCCGGATAGGTGCTCGAATAGGTGACTTCTGCTGTGTTGATGGAACGCAGTGAGCCCACCGCCGAAGCCTCGTTCGCCGCGATGCGGGAACGGAGCAGATTCGGGATGGCGATCGCGGCGATAATCAGAATGATCGCCAC includes:
- a CDS encoding prepilin-type N-terminal cleavage/methylation domain-containing protein translates to MKKQKGFSLIELLIVVAIILIIAAIAIPNLLRSRIAANEASAVGSLRSINTAEVTYSSTYPAQGFSDNLTKLGPGAGGAPTSFQASLVDIVVGCAAPPCAKSGYNLDVASGAAATPRTTYVSHAVPITAGQSGQRTFCSSADGVIHFDPAGGITAATTDVQCQTGFAALQ